One Maniola hyperantus chromosome Z, iAphHyp1.2, whole genome shotgun sequence DNA window includes the following coding sequences:
- the LOC117995285 gene encoding ankyrin repeat domain-containing protein SOWAHA-like has translation MSPPAELSFEEILKFMVAHNGKVTNHELVKHFKVFLMNPDMRDEARSTFKKHVNTLAIIKNQNNEKWLILKKKYMVNSGREIDEQTGETKSEVPTVAESSEASTEPPVQPPYRPPPPLQLNQDFNILNNIIQDSNPVTSPITPVELTQSISKESLDAEDAPPKVHPRRRSSEKSVLSIPSYNLNPRSSIPNSMTELNETPLTTSRSESMLVESEQKISVKERKQMFNRMASESDVLKTQKLSFNSSVSIV, from the exons ATGTCTCCTCCCGCAGAGTTGAGCTTTGAGGAAATATTGAAGTTCATGGTGGCCCACAACGGCAAAGTGACGAATCATGAATTAGTGAAACATTTCAAAGTGTTTTTGATGAATCCAGACATGCGAG ATGAAGCACGCAGCACTTTCAAGAAGCATGTAAATACACTTGCGATTATAAAAAACCAGAACAATGAGAAATGGTTGATACTGAAAAAGAAATATATGGTTAACAGTGGGAGAGAAATTGATGAACAGACGGGGGAGACTAAAAGTGAAGTTCCTACCGTTGCTGAGAGTAGTGAAGCTAGCACCGAACCCCCGGTCCAACCTCCTTACAGACCACCCCCCCCTTTGCAGTTAAACCAAGACTTTAACATTCTCAATAATATCATACAAGATTCCAATCCCGTAACATCACCAATAACTCCTGTAGAGTTAACACAGAGTATAAGTAAAGAGAGTTTAGATGCTGAAGATGCACCCCCTAAAGTTCACCCCCGGAGGCGATCGTCAGAAAAAAGTGTCCTAAGTATACCGAGTTACAACTTGAACCCGCGGTCATCTATACCCAACAGTATGACGGAGTTGAATGAGACTCCGCTCACAACGTCTCGGAGTGAAAGCATGCTGGTGGAAAGTGAACAGAAGATATCTGTAAAGGAACGCAAACAGATGTTCAACAGGATGGCCTCAGAGAGCGATGTGTTGAAGACACAGAAGCTTAGCTTCAACTCTTCTGTGAGTATTGTATAA